One segment of Candidatus Paceibacterota bacterium DNA contains the following:
- a CDS encoding prepilin-type N-terminal cleavage/methylation domain-containing protein: MKTGLKKTKSGFSLIEMVIYIAIMALILVVVVNTLSVMILSQKKIKNHRVIEHSSSVALERLTREIKSSKRIDFDQSVFGSNPGRLVLEVENLIGESREIEFFVEDSILKFRDGELVAPLIDSRATIGSFLLYSLSEDGAQAVRIALTIEAGSGEFAKTETFYASALMRN, encoded by the coding sequence ATGAAAACAGGTCTCAAAAAAACAAAATCTGGTTTTTCTCTAATTGAGATGGTGATATATATTGCTATTATGGCTTTGATTTTGGTTGTTGTCGTCAATACTCTTTCAGTGATGATTTTGTCTCAAAAAAAGATAAAAAATCACAGAGTTATAGAACATTCATCTTCGGTGGCCTTAGAACGTTTGACTCGAGAGATAAAGAGTTCCAAGAGAATCGACTTTGACCAAAGCGTGTTTGGTTCTAATCCCGGCCGGCTCGTACTTGAAGTCGAAAATCTGATTGGTGAATCAAGAGAGATTGAGTTTTTTGTCGAGGACAGTATTTTAAAATTTAGAGATGGTGAATTAGTCGCGCCGCTAATTGATTCGCGAGCTACAATTGGAAGTTTTCTGCTCTATAGCTTGTCGGAAGACGGTGCGCAGGCCGTCCGGATTGCTCTGACAATAGAAGCTGGCTCTGGTGA